Proteins encoded by one window of Capra hircus breed San Clemente chromosome 8, ASM170441v1, whole genome shotgun sequence:
- the S1PR3 gene encoding sphingosine 1-phosphate receptor 3 gives MALILTPRPRPYTSNETLHEHYSYVGKLEGRLKDAPDGSTLTTVLFLIVCSFIVLENLMVLIAIWKNNKFHNRMYFFIGNLALCDLLAGIAYKVNILMSGKRTLSLSLTVWFLREGSMFVALGASTCSLLAIAIERHLTMIKMRPYDANKKHRVFLLIGMCWLIAFSLGALPILGWNCLHNLPDCSTILPLYSKKYIAFCISIFMAILVTIVILYARIYFLVKSSSRRVASPHNSERSMALLRTVVIVVSVFIACWSPLFILFLVDVACKVKECAILFKAQWFIVLAVLNSAMNPVIYTLASKEMRRAFFRLVCTCLVRGRGAHSSPIQPALDPSRSKSSGSNNSSPSPKSKEDLPQTAASPCITDRNKTLQNGVIYK, from the coding sequence ATGGCGCTGATTCTCACGCCACGCCCCAGACCTTATACCTCCAACGAAACCCTGCACGAACATTACAGCTACGTCGGCAAGCTGGAGGGCCGGCTGAAGGACGCCCCCGACGGCAGCACACTCACCACAGTGCTGTTCTTGATCGTCTGCAGCTTCATTGTCTTGGAGAACCTGATGGTCTTGATTGCCATCTggaaaaacaataaattccaCAACCGCATGTACTTTTTCATCGGTAATCTGGCCCTCTGCGACCTGCTGGCCGGCATAGCCTACAAGGTCAACATTCTGATGTCGGGCAAGAGGACGCTGAGCCTCTCTCTGACGGTCTGGTTCCTACGGGAAGGCAGCATGTTTGTGGCCCTTGGGGCGTCCACCTGTAGCCTGCTGGCCATTGCTATCGAGAGACATTTGACTATGATCAAAATGAGGCCGTACGATGCCAACAAGAAGCACCGCGTGTTTCTTCTGATCGGGATGTGCTGGCTCATCGCCTTCTCGCTGGGCGCCTTACCCATCCTGGGCTGGAACTGCCTGCACAACCTCCCCGACTGCTCCACCATCCTGCCCCTCTACTCCAAGAAGTACATCGCATTCTGCATCAGCATCTTCATGGCCATCCTGGTGACCATCGTGATCCTGTACGCACGCATCTACTTCCTGGTGAAGTCCAGCAGCCGCAGGGTGGCCAGCCCACACAACTCAGAGCGGTCCATGGCCCTGCTGCGGACCGTGGTGATCGTGGTGAGCGTGTTCATCGCCTGCTGGTCCCCACTCTTCATCCTTTTCCTTGTGGATGTGGCCTGCAAGGTGAAGGAGTGCGCTATCCTGTTTAAGGCCCAGTGGTTCATCGTGCTGGCCGTGCTCAACTCTGCCATGAACCCCGTCATCTACACGCTGGCCAGCAAGGAGATGCGGCGGGCCTTCTTCCGACTTGTCTGCACCTGCCTGGTCAGGGGCCGGGGAGCCCACTCTTCACCCATCCAGCCCGCTCTCGATCCAAGCAGAAGTAAATCCAGCGGCAGCAATAACAGCAGCCCCTCCCCCAAAAGCAAGGAAGATCTCCCCCAAACGGCCGCCTCACCCTGCATCACCGACAGAAACAAAACCCTGCAGAATGGAGTCATATACAAGTGA